In Anaerococcus prevotii DSM 20548, the genomic window TTTCAAAATTCCTCCTTATTTTAAAAAAACGGGCCTGCCCTATGAAAGTGCCCCATCAGAGAACTTCCCATAATTCTCTGACAGGATGCAACTATCATTTTATAAACAGTCCCGATTATTTATCAGCAAGGAAAGCATCTATAAAGCCTTGGATGTCTCCATCCATCACAGCTTCTACATTTCCCATCTCGAAACCCGTCCTGTGGTCTTTGACCAGGGTATAAGGTTGGAAAACATAGGATCTGATTTGGCTGCCCCAAGCGATTTGGGAGTAGCTTCCTTGTATGTCTTCGATTTTTTCTCTTTGCTCTTCTTCTTTGATCTGAACAAGCTTACTTTTCAAAAGATTCATTGCAGTCTGTCTATTTTGGATTTGGCTACGTTCTGCCTGACTTGTCGCAACTACACCGGTTGGTATGTGGGTAATCCTTACGGCAGAGTCGGTCTTATTGACGTGCTGGCCTCCTGCTCCACTTGCCCTGTAGGTATCTATTCTTAGGTCTGACGGGTCGATATCAAGTTCGATATTCTCATCAAGCTCTGGGAATACATCGACAGAGGCAAAAGAAGTGTGTCTTCTGGATTGGCTATCGAAAGGAGAAATCCTCACAAGTCTGTGGACTCCCTTTTCTGCCTTAAGATATCCGTAAGCATAAGGACCAGTAACATGCATGGTAGCCGACTTGATTCCACCTGCTTCTTCATTGTTTAAATCTTTAATCTCATACTTGAAGCCGATACTATCGAAGTATCTCTTATACATCCTAAAGAGCATATCCGCCCAGTCTGTAGCCTCAAGTCCACCGGCTCCTGCATTGATTGATATATAGGCATTGTTCTTGTCATATTCCCCATCAAGTTGGGTCCTAAGCTTCATCTGAGTGGCAAGCTTAGCGAGGTTTTTTAGAGAATCTTCGACTTCTTCTATAGTATCTGTCTCTTTCTCTTCGCTCATCTCCACAAGATCAAGCATATCTGTATTGTCTACTAAGCCATTTTCAAGCTTTTTGTAATCGGAAAGCTCGTCTTTCTTACTTGCAAGATCCGCCATTATCTTTTGGGCCTTATCCGAATCGTTCCAGAAATCAGGACTCGCTGATTGTTTCTCGAGTTCTTTTATCTCTTTTTCCAAGCTAGCTGGGTCAAAGAGAATCTCCGATTAGTTTTAGTTTTTGGCTTAAATCCTCTATATCAGATCTTAATTCAAATATTTCCTTCATATTATTTCTTTACATCGCCCTTTTTGGCTTCTCGTTCGAGTCTCCTGCGTTCTGCTCTATTAAGACCTTCCATATCTTCTTCCTCTTGGCCTTCTAGGTGCTCTTCGCTAGGTTTAAGGACTTGTTTTCTTTCAATATTTTGTCTGATCTCTACACTTAGCATGTACTTAACAGTGTCTTCTTGGATAGATCTAGTCATATCTTCATACATGTCGAAACCTTCGTTTGTGTAGGCTCTTACTGGGTCCTCTTGTCCCATAGCCCTTACACCGATTTCTTTTCTCATTTGATCCATAGCATCGATATGATCCATCCATTTTTGATCGATTACCCTAAGTAGGATTACTCTTTCTACCTCTCTCATATTCTCAGATCCGAAGGTCGCTTCCTTATCTTCATATTTAGCAAGGGTCGCATCTGTGATGTAGTTGATTAGGTCTTGTTGGCTATAAGAGTTGATGTTTTCGAAGTGAAGGCTCTTTACAGGCATAGCAAGTCCATGTAGATAGTTTAGTAGGGCTGTCATCTCCCAGTTTTCCGGTTTGATTTCTGGGTTGGTAAAGGTGTAAACAGCATTTGCTATTACATCTTTGATCATAGCTACTATAGTCTCTTTCATGTCTTGACCAAAGAGAACCTCTCTTCTTTCGTTGTAGATGATAGTTCTTTGTTTGTTCATAACATCGTCGTATTGGAGGACTCTTTTTCTTGTAGCGAAGTTGTTAGCCTCAACCCTTGTTTGGGCACGTTCTACGGATTTAGATACCATCCTAGAAACTATTGGCTCATTTTCGTCATAGTTATATTTTTCAACAAACTTAGCTACAGCCTCACCACCGTTAAGTCTAATGAGGTCATCTTCAAGTGATATAAAGAATCTTGATTTACCTGGGTCTCCTTGACGTCCTGAACGACCCCTAAGCTGGTTATCTATACGACGAGACTCGTGTCTTTCTGAACCTATGATATAAAGTCCGCCTACTTCCTTAACCTTCTCAGCTTCAGCCTTGATTTCAGGCCTAAAGATGTCCTTGTAGTGTCTGTATTTCTTTCTTGCATCAAGGACAGCTTGGTCGGTAGTTTCTGCAAATGAATCTACTTGTTCGAGCACATCCTCTGCCACACCCTCTCTTTTTAGCTTAGTCATAGCCATATGGTCTACGTTACCACCGAGCATAATATCTGTACCACGTCCTGCCATGTTGGTTGCGATAGTTACTTGATTTAGTCTACCAGCTTGGGCAACAATATCAGCTTCTCTCTCGTGGTTTTTCGCATTGAGGACTGTATGAGAAATACCAGCCTTTTTTAGGGCATTGGACAATCTCTCACTTGCTTCTATAGAGATAGTACCTACTAGGATTGGTTGGCCTGTAGCATGTACCTTGTTAATCTCATCTATAATTGCGTTAAACTTACCACGTTCGTTGATATATACATAGTCCACATCATCTTGTCTTTGAACAGGTCTATTAGTTGGGATTTCTACTACGTCTAGTTTGTAAATTTCACTAAACTCGTCTTCTTCAGTCATAGCTGTACCTGTCATACCAGATAGCTTGTCATACATCCTAAAGTAGTTTTGGAAGGTAATTGTAGCAAGAGTCTTACTTTCTGCCTTAACCTCAACTCCTTCTTTGGCCTCTATGGCTTGGTGAAGACCATCTGAGAATCTCCTACCTTGCATGATACGACCAGTAAACTCATCTACGATTTCAACCTCGCCGTGATTTACTACATAGTCGATATCTCTTGTCATAGTAGTATTTGCCTTTAAGGCATTGTTGATATAGTGGGCAAGCTCGATATTATCAGTATCGGATAAGTTCTCTATACCGAAGAACTTCTCTGCCTTGGCAGTTCCCTTTTCTGTAAGGTTGGATGTTTTTCTCTTCTCATCTACTAGGAAATCAACATCTTCTACCTTAAACTCCCTATCGAATGGGTCGATATCAGCATCCTCGTTAGGATCTAGGATTCTTCCTTCTAGGGTTTGGATAAACTCATTTGCCTTAACATAAGTATCTGTAGACTCATCTCCTTGGCCGGAAATAATAAGTGGAGTTCTAGCCTCATCTATTAAGATTGAGTCGACCTCGTCTACTATAGCATAGTGAAGGTCTCTTTGAACCATGTCGTCCTTATAGATTACCATGTTATCTCTTAGGTAGTCAAAACCAAATTGGTTGTTGGTTCCGTAAGTGATGTCTGCAAGGTAATTCTTTCTTCTTTCAGAATTAGTTAGACCATAGACAATACATCCTACTGTAAGGCCAAGGAAGGTATGTACCTTACCCATCCACTCTTGGTCACGCTTAGCAAGGTAGTCGTTTACAGTAACTACATGGACTCCCCTACCAGTTAGGGCATTAAGATAAGAAGGAAGGGTTGCAACAAGTGTCTTACCTTCACCTGTTCTCATCTCTGCGATTTGTCCGTTGTGAAGAACAATACCACCGAGTAGTTGGACAGGATAGTGCTTCATTCCAAGAACTCTAGAACTTGCTTCTCTAACAACAGCAAATGCCTCAACCAAAAGGTCATCAACAGTCTCGCCTTGGCTTAGTCTTTGCTTAAATTCACTAGTTTTGTTTTGTAATTGTACATCTGTCAGTTTTTGCATTGATTCATCTAGGGCAAGAATTTGATCGACAAGTTTCATATTTTGATCAATTTCTTTTTGGCTAAATGACTTAAAAAAATTAAATAATGCCAAATTATTCACTCTCCAATTCTTCTACGAAAGCAAATTAAATAGCTTCCTATAGATTTTTCTATATATCTTAAAGCATAAATGTGATTTAACAAGTGTTTACACTTCAAATATTCGCTCCTACTACTATACCAGTTAATTTCGATAAAAAAATACTTCTTTGACATTTTTCACAAAATTTAAATACATTATTATTTATATGGAAATTATAGATGAAAAAAGGAAAAAAGAAAAGATCTCTCGACTAGGCTCGACGGTAGTTTGCTGCCTCAGAAACAAGCCCGTCCGGCTCATGGAGGACCTCACCTCGCAAAGCCTCGAATAAGGTCTGTCATTAATTCACTAACGTTCATTGTGATCAGAACCATTAGATATAAGGGGAAAGAAAACGAAGTTTTCACTAGAATTATTAGAACGCCATTCGGAGTTCTTTTGCCCTTTGTTCCTACGAAACAAAAGTCACTACACTATTTGTCTTTCAGACAAATAGTGGCCCAGCAGGAGGGCAACCTTACCTCGACCGAAGCGGAGAGGTCTCACGCAGTTATCAATATCAAAACAGCAAAGTATATGAGTTGAGATAAACTTAAACGAGAGTTACGCCATCTCGAAGGAGGCACGACTGAGAGATCTACAATCTATGATGACATATAGATATATAAGTTCAAGTTATCTATGTAAATAAATCAATAACTAAATCTCCAACCAAACATGTCCCAAGGTTCTGTAGACCTCTCGTCGCTTCCCTGTGGAAGCTCTGTCGAGGTGGTGGATCAAGGAATTTTTAATAAAAAATACAAAATATGATTAGAGATATCTCGACTACGCTCGACGGTAGTTTGCGGCCTCAGAAACAAGCCAGTCCGGCTCATGGAGGACCTCACCTCGCAAAGCCTCGATTAAGGTCTGTCATCAATTCACTAACGTTCATTGTGACCAGAACCATTAGATATAAGGGCTGGGAGGATGTACGCTCGATGTAAAGGTGGGTAGAGAAGCTAAAGGTTAGCAAAAAATCTCCTCAAAAAAGAAGGCCACTCGGGACCTTCCTTCTCTTTATATGAAGTTTTATAATGTATAAGTTATCTCGTATATTTATTTAAGTCTAGGAATGATTTGGCCGTAGTCGCCTTTTCTTCTCTTGTATACTACTCTTACATCTGCGTCTTCGCTATCTAGGTATACAAAGAAGTTATGACCTAGAAGTTCCATTTGTAGGATTGCTTCCTCGGCTGACATTGGCTTAACGTGGATTTCCTTTACCCTTTTGATATTTATATTGTCATCGTTTTCCTCTTCTTCATAAGGCTCGAGGTTTTCGAATTTGATGCTTTCTCCTTTTTGTCTGCCTCTCATAAGTTTTGTCTTGTTCTTCCTTACTTGGCGGAGCAGACCGTCGATATTTCTATCGATTGCTGTTGGATAAGTCTCATCACTGGTTTCAGATCTTAGAATTCTACCATTATCTAGGAAGGCTGTAGTTTCAACTACAAAGTCATTTCCTTCTTTGGCAAACCTAACATCCATTTCTTGTTGGTCATGGAAGTATTTATCTAGCCTATCAAATTTCTTTATAGATTCATTTCTGATATCGTCTGTTAGTGTAAAATTCTTGGCTATTAAATTTAATTTCATAATACCCTCCTATTGTCTTTTTATTATTTTACCCAAATTCATAATTAATAAACGTTTTCTTAATATTTTTTCTTACTTTCTTTCTTTATTATCATAATAAGAGTGTTTCAATATTTTTAATAAAGTATAATAAATAAAGATATGTAAAGGAGTAACTATGAAAGATACAAAATTAAGAGATATCTTGGACTATGAATTCTTATCTAGTCTTGATATTTCAAGTGACTATAGAAAAATTTCCTACAAAAAAACAATAGGAAATTACAAGGAAAACAGATACGACAGCAATTTATGGATTTATGACACCGAAACTTGCGAAAACTATCAAATTACTGATGATAAGAAGGCGACAATTTCTGCCTTTAACAAGGATTCTAATCTAGTTTACAAGAAAGAATCCACAGATGAGGCTGATATTTTCTATGTCAAAGACGGTACAGGTCTAGGCCATGAGTACTTTTCTATAGACAAAGATGTAGATATGATAAAGCACTTAGGAGGCGACCTCTTTCTAGTGAAAGCAAAAGAAAAGAAAAGCAAGGAAGATAAGGAAAAGGACAAGGAAAACTCCTACTCTAAGGAAATCGACAAGCTTCCTTTCTACCTAAATGGCGCAGGCTTTATCAAGGATGAGGACTCTGCCCTATATTTTTATGACGCATCAGAAGATAGGCTCGAACTTATCAAGGACTTTAAGGCGGAAGATAAGCTAAGCTTTGTCGATATCAGTAAGGATTCTAGCAAAATCCTCCTCCTTAGGGGTAATTTCACAGATAATTCTGTAATGGAGCTTAAGGAAGACCTCCTCCTTCTCGATACAAAATCAGGGGAAATGACCCTCCTAATCGAGAACGAATTCTCCTACTATACTGCAAGATTTATCGAAGATAGGATAATCTTTGTAGCGACCGATATGAAAAAGGGCGGGGTCAATGAAGATTGTTTTATTTATTCATGTGACTTTGAGGGAGCTTATAAGAAAATTAGCCCAGACGATTTCGATATGGCCTTTGGTAATTCCATAGGTACTGATGCAAGATTCGGATCTTCTAGGACCTTCGATGTAAAGGGCGACAGGCTATATTTCGTCGTAACCGACTATGAAAAGTCCAAGCTCTTATCCATAAGTCTTGCTGGAGATATCAGAGAAGAAATCTCAGAAGGCGTTGAAGACTTCGTCCTAGGAGATGATGATATCTACTACCTTGCAATGGGAGTTGATACTCTTTCTGAGCTTAAGAAAAAGTCTACAGGCGAAACTCTTATAGCAAACAAGGTTCCTTCTGAAGTCCACCCTATCGAAACTTTTGACTTCGTATCAAATGGCGATGAGCTTACCGGCTACGTCCTCCTTCCAAAGGACTTCGATAAGAAGAAGAAATACCCAACCCTTCTTTCCGTCCATGGTGGACCAAAGACAGAGTTTTCTGACATCTTCCACCACGAGCACCAGATGTTTGCATCAGCAGGTTACATTGTAATTTACACCAACCCACACGGTTCAAGTGGTAGAGGAGTCAAGTTCTCCGACATCCGTGGCAGATACGGAGATATTGACTACGATGACCTTATGACCTTTACCGACCTTGCCATAGAAAAATACCCACAAATCGATACAGAAAAAATGGGAGTCTATGGCGGAAGTTACGGTGGTTTTATGACAAATTGGACCATAGGCCACACCGACCGTTTCGCGGCAGCTTGTAGCCAAAGATCTATCTCAAACTGGACAAGCTTTTATGGAGTATCAGACATAGGCTACTACTTCGCTCCTGACCAAACAGCAAGCGATATGTGGGATAATCTCGACAAAATGTGGGACCAATCTCCAATCAAATACGCCCCAAAGGTCACGACCCCAACCCTCTTCATCCACTCTGATGAAGACTATAGGTGTCCACTAGAGCAGGGGCTTCAAATGTATACGAGAATCAAGGAAAATGGCACAGATACTAAGATGTACATCTTCCATGGGGAAAATCACGAACTATCTCGATCTGGAAAACCAAAGGGCAGGATCAAGAGACTAGAAGCAATCAAAGAATGGTTTGATAAGTATCTCAAAGATGAATAAGAACAAGCCTAAGACAAAAAACTTTCTCCTGAATCTAATAAATAGGGTAGCAAATCATGACATAATGACCTATTCCGCTGCCCTATCCTTCTACCTCCTACAAGCATCCATACCACTTATTATGGTTCTCGTAAGTGTACTGTCCTACTTTATATCAGGTAGAGAGGATATCATATATAGATTTTTGGACTTTTTACCCAATACCACAATAGAGCTAATAGCGGAAGTGATAGATATCCTACTTATCTCCTCCCAATCTCCAACAGTGACAACTATCACAATTCTCTTTGCCCTATGGTCTGCTACAAGTGGTATCAACAAGCTAGTAAATGCGATAAATCACGCCTACGGCCTCCACAAACAAAAACAAGCTATCAAACAAAGACTAATGAGCGTACTCTTTACCCTTATTTTCATAAGTCTGATAGTCTTTATGTTGATATTTCAAATCTATGGTACAAGCATAATAAATATCTTCAATGCCCAAATCATAGAGAAAATCACCGTACATTTTAATACCAATATCCAAAAGGCCCTGGACATGATATCTTCGCCCCTATTTAAGCTAATAACCTTTGTCCTACCCTTTCTCATAATGGCCATAGCTATAGGAGTATTCTACAGATACTCCCCTTCCAAGGCCAACAACAGAATAAGTGTCAAGGAAGCCTTCTGTGGAGGATTGTTCGCAACAGTTGCCATATTTATAGCAAGCTTTATATACTCCTACTTCGTAAACAACTACTCCAACCAGTCCCTAGTCTATGGAGCCCTAGCAGGAATCCTTGCCCTATTTATCTGGCTTTTGATGGTATCAACCATCATTATCCTAGGAGCAGAATGCATAGCAGCCTACAGGGAAGGCTACAAGGAAGACTTCTTCGACAAAGAAGTAAATACAGAAGATGAGTCCAGCTTAAAAGACAACGTAATAGAATTGATAAGGAAAAAAGGAAATGAAAAATGAGATGAGAAGATTCTTCCTAAACCTCCGTCGAGAGTTGGGAAGAGAAAAAATCGAAGAATATTCAGATGAAATTTACGATAAACTAATAAAAACAGACCTCTACCAAAATGCAGAGACCATCTTTGTCTATGTATCGATGGATAAGGAAATAAATACAGAAAAAATCATCCGAAAATCCCTAGAAGACGGCAAGGAAATCTACGTGCCTTTCATAGAAGGAAAAGAAATGAAGGCAAAAAAACTAGAAAAATACGAAGACCTTGTAGAAGGAAAATTTAAAATAAAAACCACAAGATCAGATATCTCAATAGAAAACCCAGACTTGACCCTAGTCCCAGGACTAACTTTCGACAAAAATAAAAACAGAATAGGCTATGGAGGAGGCTACTACGATAAGTTCCTGGCAAAAACTAAAACAAGAAGCCTAGGCCTATTCGCGAGCCCCTTCGAATCAATAGAAATCCCAACAGAAGAATACGACATAGCCCTGGACTATATACTTACAGACGAAGGTTTGTTCTAAGAAAGATGTGAAAGTAGAGATGTCTCGACTAGGCTCGACACTAGGGGGGGAAACATAATGAGATATCTCGACTTACGCTCGACGGTAGTTTGCGGCCTCAACTACGCCTCACCTCGCAAAGCCTCGATTAAGGTCTGTCATCAATTCCCTAACGTTCATTGTGACCAGAACCATTAGATATAAGGGGAAAGAAAACGAAGTTTTCTCTCTCTTTCCCTTATTTCGAAACAAGCCCGTCCGGCTCATGGAGGACTGGAGAAATCTCTCGAGAAATAGTAAAAGAATAATTCTTTTAGGCCCAACCATTATAGTACTTCTTTAAATTAACCCATCTCGAACGCATGTGAGAGATCTACAGTCTATGACGACACTTGTATATAAAAGTTAATCTTATCTACGAAATCCAAAGAGATATCTCGACTTACGCTGACATAGGAATTTAAAACAAAACAAATCGCATAATCTCAAGCTTCCTATTCTCCTCCCTTTTTTTATTTCATTTTTTATTTGACAAGTTTCAAAAGCCCATGTATAATTTGAAACATAGAAAACAAACTATGATAAGAAAAGTAGATTTGATGGACCTACACAGAGAGGCTATGGTTGGTGAGAATAGTCTAGAAAAGTCGAATTGAAAATGGCCTTTGAGTTTCTTGCCCGATATTTAAGGTAAGACGTATTCGCACGTTATAGCGATAGGGTATGCTAGTACCCGATGAGTTATTAATCGCAAGATTAATATGAATTAAGGTGGTAACACGAGCTTTAAGCTTCGTCCTTTGGGGACGGAGCTTTTTTTGATATAAGGATACATAGTTAAATTTTCTAATGGCGCCAAATTGTTAACCTGTCCCTTCCTATATACCGAATATATTATGCATGGTATAAAATTATTAGAAATTATTAAAGAGGTAAATTAATATGTCAAAAAGATTTTTAACTGTTGGATCATTACTAAGAAACGAAGAACTACTAAAATATAAGAGAGAAATTGAAGGAAGAGAAGATATCACCTATCCTTTCTACGACGACCTAGAAGGTTACAAAGAATGCGAAGATAAGTCAGTTGCTGAGATTGTCGAAAAACAATTAGACCATGGTCTCGTCCAAGTAACAGATGGTGAATATTCTAAGTCCCTATGGCACCTTGACTTCGTTTGGGGTCTTGATGGATGCGAGAGATTTATCAACAAGACTGGTTATTTCTTCAGAGAAAAAGATTCTGATGAGAAGTTCGAGACAAGAAAAGATATTGGGATTAAAATCACCGGCAAGATTTCTGGCAAAAACCACGTCTTTATCGAACATTTCAAAAGATTAAAGGACCTTGTCGATGGAAGAGCTGAGGTTAAACAATGCATCCCTTCCCCATCTCATATCTATGGTGACTTTGTAAATTCAAATGTTATAGCTGATTCCACATACAAGGATAATGATAGTTTTGAAGCTGACCTTAAACAAGCTTACAAGGACTTCCTAGACGACTTCAAAAAAGTCGGTGGAAAAATCATCCAATTTGATGACTGTCTTTGGGAACAATTCGCTAAGGAAAACAAGGAAAACCAATACGATAACAACCAAACTGACCTTGATAAGGACCTAGCCCTTGCCCAAAAATACATCGACATCAACAACGAACTAATCGATTACGGTCACGAGCTTGGCCTTACAGTCTACACCCACAACTGTAGGGGTAACTACTCATCTAGAAACTTCTCCGATGGAACATATGAATCAATCGCCGACCTATTTTTCAAAAATCTAAAATACGATAGGTTCTACCTAGAATGGGACGACGAAAGAGCAGGATCAGTTAAGGCACTCGAGGCCTTCAACAACAGAGACGACGTAGAAATTGTCCTAGGCTTCCTATCAAGCAAGACCAACACCCTAGATGATGAAAAAAGAGCCTTCAACCTCTTAGAAGAGGCAAGTAAAATCATCGACAAGGACAGACTCTATCTCTCCCACCAATGTGGTTTCGCTTCATGTGACTGTGGAAACGAACTTACAGAAGAAGAACAATGGGCCAAAATAGACCAAGGTCACAGGATTGCAGAAGAATTCTGGGGCGAATAATGACAGACCCATCCAAACTATTAAAAGAGTTAAAAGATAAGAAGTGGATAAGCCTAAGTCATGTCGTAACAAGTAACATCCCCCACTTCGAAGCCTTTAACCCACTAAGAACAAAAGACATAGCGACAATAGACGAAGACGGATTTTGGGGTAACGAAATTACAATCGGAAGCCAATACGGCACCCATATCGACGCCCCAAACCACTTCGCCAAAGGCACAAGAACCCTCCTCCAAATCCCCTTTGCCGAAAGATGCCTTCCCCTATATGTAATAGATATCTCTAATAAAGTAGAAAAAAATCCTGACTACGAGATCACAAAAGAAGACATCCTAGAATTCGAAGAAGAAAATGGAAAAATCAAAGCTAAGTCCTTCGTTGCCCTAAGAACAGACTGGTCCAAAAAATTTGGCGACAAGGACGCCTTCATCAACAAGGACGATAAAGGAATCGAGCATACTCCTGGCTGGTCCCTAGAAGCCTTGAAGTTCCTCCACGAAGAAAGAGACGTCACAGCCATAGGCCACGAAACCCTAAACACCGACTCAGGCCTCAAACTCTACGAAAACAAGGCCCTAGAAGCGGAATACTACTGGCTAAGCCAAGACAAATACCAAGTCGAAGTCCTAACAAATCTAGACAAGCTCCCACAAACAGGAGCAATAATAACAATCTCCTACCCACAAATATCAGGAATCTCAGGATTTTCTGCAGAAGTTAACGCAATATACTAAACAATTACAAAATTTAATATCTCCTACAAAGCCCGGCAAAGACCGGGCTTTTCATGTGGGAAAATAAGATAATTGTAAGATGAGATCTCTTGACTATACTCAATGGTAGGTAAATTTAATAGATATCTCGACTTATGCTCGAGATAAGGACGTGAGAAAACATAGTTTACTTTCTATTTCCCCTTACCTCGACCGAAGCGGAGAGGTCTCACGCAAATACCTACATCAAATAATAATATATATACTCAGAAATCAATCTCAAAAAACAGTTATTCCATCTCGACAGAGCGCAGCGACGAGAGATCTACAGTCTATGATGACACGTAGATCTTAAAGATTAAGTCATCTACTTAAATCTATAACTAACAAATTCTCCAATCAAACACGTCCCAAAGTTCTGTAGACCTCTCGTCGCTTCCTCGTGGAAGCTCTGTCGAGGTGGAGAATAAGGAATTTTTATAATAAAAGATACAGATTATAGTACGAGATATCTCGACTACGCTCGATATAAGGGTGGG contains:
- a CDS encoding cyclase family protein, whose protein sequence is MTDPSKLLKELKDKKWISLSHVVTSNIPHFEAFNPLRTKDIATIDEDGFWGNEITIGSQYGTHIDAPNHFAKGTRTLLQIPFAERCLPLYVIDISNKVEKNPDYEITKEDILEFEEENGKIKAKSFVALRTDWSKKFGDKDAFINKDDKGIEHTPGWSLEALKFLHEERDVTAIGHETLNTDSGLKLYENKALEAEYYWLSQDKYQVEVLTNLDKLPQTGAIITISYPQISGISGFSAEVNAIY